Proteins encoded together in one Triticum dicoccoides isolate Atlit2015 ecotype Zavitan chromosome 7B, WEW_v2.0, whole genome shotgun sequence window:
- the LOC119339854 gene encoding putative cyclin-dependent kinase F-2 translates to MAPSARRLRRKEAAWPASMARYEQLEKLGAGINGEVFKAWDTQDNLIVAVKRLSGSGDDGFIISGIREVAREIMCLGACRGIPSIVQHRRTYADACQSETGDSFIVMDYVGRLNLRGYMQRRVTRRRPFSEAEVRRIMKQLLEGAKAMHGLGILHLDIKPENVLLDDGTEDTKERPKKGAIEADVRGEVKGDCVVYKIGGFGMSQKKGPGKSSPEVTILTPYSAPELLLHSCVYDDRVDTWGLGCIMADLLSGTSTSTFDGESDIEIIAKVFGIVGTEGIKEWSGYSGLAADRKSKLPGDGGISRLRHKFPSRKLSSAGFEVLSGLLESNPEKRLTAAEALQKPWFHFHNRRRGIAGFFKSCVVGVVPEI, encoded by the coding sequence ATGGCGCCTTCCGCGAGAAGACTTCGCCGGAAAGAGGCTGCTTGGCCCGCCTCCATGGCACGGTACGAGCAGCTGGAGAAGCTGGGCGCCGGCATCAACGGGGAAGTGTTCAAGGCGTGGGACACCCAGGACAACCTGatcgtcgccgtcaagcggctcagCGGGAGCGGCGACGACGGCTTCATTATTTCCGGCATACGGGAGGTTGCGCGCGAGATCATGTGCCTGGGCGCGTGCCGCGGCATCCCCTCGATCGTGCAGCACCGCCGGACCTACGCTGACGCATGCCAATCCGAGACCGGCGACTCCTTCATCGTGATGGACTACGTGGGGCGCCTCAACCTACGCGGATACATGCAGCGCCGGGTCACTCGTCGTCGTCCGTTCTCTGAGGCTGAGGTGCGCCGGATCATGAAGCAGCTCCTGGAGGGGGCGAAGGCCATGCACGGCCTGGGCATCCTGCACCTGGACATCAAACCGGAGAACGTGCTCCTCGACGACGGCACGGAGGACACGAAGGAGAGGCCCAAGAAGGGGGCCATCGAAGCCGATGTTCGTGGCGAGGTCAAGGGCGACTGTGTAGTCTACAAGATCGGCGGTTTCGGGATGTCCCAGAAGAAGGGGCCCGGCAAGAGCTCGCCGGAGGTGACTATTCTGACGCCGTACAGCGCGCCGGAGCTCCTGCTGCACTCTTGCGTGTACGACGATCGCGTGGACACGTGGGGGCTGGGATGCATAATGGCCGACCTCCTCTCGGGCACCAGCACCTCCACGTTCGACGGCGAGTCAGACATAGAGATCATCGCCAAAGTGTTTGGCATCGTCGGCACGGAGGGGATCAAGGAGTGGTCTGGATACTCGGGGCTAGCGGCAGACCGAAAGTCGAAGCTGCCGGGTGACGGAGGCATCAGCCGCCTCCGGCACAAGTTTCCCAGTCGCAAGCTATCGTCGGCCGGGTTCGAGGTGCTCAGCGGGCTGCTGGAGAGCAACCCGGAGAAGCGGCTTACCGCAGCGGAGGCACTCCAGAAGCCTTGGTTCCACTTCCACAACCGACGACGTGGCATTGCTGGTTTCTTCAAGTCGTGCGTGGTTGGAGTCGTACCGGAGATATAG